Within Catharus ustulatus isolate bCatUst1 chromosome 5, bCatUst1.pri.v2, whole genome shotgun sequence, the genomic segment TCTTCAAGCCTGAAAACCACAACACCACAAGCATCAGCAGGGATGGTCCCAGTCCACGCCCTGGCGCTGGCACACGGGCGcgtggcagcagtggcagcacgGGTCCCACCCCATCCAGCTCAGAGGGCAGCGGCGATCTGGATTTGGTGGTGGAAGTTGATGGCGGTGCTCCAGTTTTTCCTCAGGGTGAACGCCCCAGTGAGGTTGTGGTGGGGAACAGGTCCAGTGTGAGGAGTGAGGACAAGGATGGTGGTGCCCCTAGGGTGGTTCCAGGGGGAGGAGCTGTGACCGCTGGGAGGGGCAGGGTCCCGACTACCAGAGGGGCAGGGGATGAGGGCAGTGGGGAGGCCACTGTCTCGGGCCAAGGGCAGCAGGATGTTAAGCAGGGTACAGGGACAGGAGGCATCGCTTCATCCTCTGTCACCGAGAAAATGGAGGATGTCCAAGTGAATGCTGCAGGTGTGGATGAATACGCTTACATCCCCGATTCAGGCGGTGTCACCATCACCCGTGGgagcctgggcagcacagacagggacaccagcTTCACCCAGGTCTCTCCAGACAAGGATGATGAGATCAACATCTTCATTGGGAGTGCCAACATCCGTGTAGGGGAGCAGGAAACCACCCAGGCTGGTGCCACAGTGGGCAGCAAGGATGACGGCATCCCATCTGTGGGAACCAGCAGccccctctccaggctggatgTCACTGCAGCACCCAGTGGTGGCGAAGATgacagcatccctgccctcaaGCAGCCTGACAGACTGGCCACCACAGCCACCCCTACCCATGGCGACAGCATCACCAGCAGCCTCAGGGGCAGCCATCTCACtggagaggatgaggaaggtgCCACCACCATCGGGGTTGATAGAGGACTGGCAACCCCTGTCCCCTGGAGAGTCACTAGTGGTGACATTATCCGCCCCACAGTGGCCAGCATCCATGGGAAAGACGATGATGAGGTGagaggagaggggcagaggtCCAAGGGGAAGCCGGGCCGTGTGGTTGCCACGACCCCCCGCCAGTGGGGTGACATGGACGCcgctgtcactgtcccagccAAGGGGGCCAGCATACACCGGGCCACTACCGAGGGGGACCGCACCACTGTGCCAGTGATAGCCAGCAGCCACAAGGCAGGCACAGGcactgtgctgggcacaggaggGAGTGGGGAAGTGGGGACAGCCACCTCCCGAACCCCCCGTGTGGAGCCACGGCCTGGAACAGGGATCAGGGTCCATccagggggagcagggctggacaaGGCACCCAGAACAGACAAAGCGCCATCTCCAAGTGGGAAACCCAGCTGGGCATCCAGTGGGGCCCAGAAAAGTGTCGGTGGCTATGATGGTGGTGCTGGGGCCGGGTCTCATACCACCAAAGCAGCAACCAGCCCCACTCCACAGGCAGGGCAAGACATAGGCAGCATGGCAGGGGGCAGGGGCCAGGAGGGGGGGCGAGGCAGCGGGACAGCAGCGCCAGGGACCAGGCCTGGCCACCTGCCCGGGAAGCATGGCAGGAGGCAGGGGGCCGGGGCACCAGGCACCATGGCCATGCTGGGCCGCAGCCGGCAGCTGGACCAGGTGAAACGCGCCGACGAGCTCCATGTCCGCGAGCGGGCCTTCTACAGCCtgggcggggcgggcggcccCCATGGCCCCTACCCCGGCCTCGGCAGCGCCGACAGCAGCCAGTCCTCCGAGGGCGACCAGGGCAGCCACAGCGAGAGCGGCCAGACGGGACTGCAGCCCTCAGGGTGGGGATCCCCAGGGTACGCCCAAGGCCGCTGGATCCAGGGGCCCCTGTGAGGCGCGGCCGGCATCCACCCCAGCAGGCTCCAGCGCCACGTGCCGCGTTTCCCCCTTGGCATCCCCGCTGCGGGCTCTGCTCTTGCCTCGGTGAGGGGCAGGTTGCTGGGGGGCACACGGTGCTTCACAGCCCAGGAGCCAAGAATCACTGGTTCATGCAATCTGCTGTTAATCTGGGGGAGGCTGCACGTGGCACGGCGGCAGGAATGCACGGCAGTGTTGTGCCAGGcagccagggaacagcagcCATGCTACACGGCATAGGGTAGCGGTGTTCGTGCACTGATGCGAAGCAACTAAAGAAGCAGTGAGAAAAAGCCTCTGTCCTCGCGGTTTCACTTCCAGCCTACTGGAGAAATAAAGGCATTTCTGTACCTGAGGATCTGCTGACTCTGCTGTTTTCAATGGGACTTGAGGCAGTCACTCTGCCACAAGCAGCGTGCTAGGGGTGGGCTGGTCCCTGGCCGTAGGGGGATTTCTGGCCCCAACATATCCCTGGCCCTGCCATCTCCCGGGGTACTGCAATTTGGCCAACAAACCCCACACATCCTTCCCTTGGAGTATCAAACTCTGCCAGATCCAAGCCTCTCTGGGCTTGCTAGGGAGGCCCACAGAGCATCCTCCCCCTCAGTTCATCCACGTCCCCCAGCAAGAAATCCCCACCATACCCTCCTGGTGGCACATTTCCTGACCACACCATCCTTCCAGGAGCACCATAACACTCTGGCTGTGCCAACgccattcctgctgctggcccccaCACACAGGCCAGGCTGACTTCGACACGCTGGAGCCATGCTGTCAGTGGTGCCAAAAGGTAATCACTGTTTATGCAATTGCAGGTTGCTTTTTCTGGCTGAGAAGCTGCTAAAACAGGCGTGTTCAGCAGTGTGCCAGAGCGAACGGCACAGTGGGAGAGGCATCGAGCCTCAAGGGGAGAGGTATTGCCTCAGCACATGCTGAGAGGACTCACCCCCAGTGCTGTGCCcatgcagggagcagccaggagcagccaggagcagccacaatGTCAGTGAAGTACCCACAGAGTACCtgcttccctgccctctgcacaCCTGCATGCAGGGAAGTGGCAGATCCTGTTATGGgatacagaatcacaggatggtttgggtgggaggcgaccttaaatctcatctagttccaactctCCTGACATGGACAGTGATGCCA encodes:
- the LOC116997028 gene encoding ovocleidin-116-like, with protein sequence MQQHSALCLQEQPKMQTSLVCLCLCLLSTALATPVPPPLPGRAAGNCVGQHRILLKGCNAKHGFYFFKYVYSFSTRRNQTQMKKEEADHQSIIPSHRLDEDNARREPPAGAAGAAPEHSDNSSTEVIEYGIVFKPENHNTTSISRDGPSPRPGAGTRARGSSGSTGPTPSSSEGSGDLDLVVEVDGGAPVFPQGERPSEVVVGNRSSVRSEDKDGGAPRVVPGGGAVTAGRGRVPTTRGAGDEGSGEATVSGQGQQDVKQGTGTGGIASSSVTEKMEDVQVNAAGVDEYAYIPDSGGVTITRGSLGSTDRDTSFTQVSPDKDDEINIFIGSANIRVGEQETTQAGATVGSKDDGIPSVGTSSPLSRLDVTAAPSGGEDDSIPALKQPDRLATTATPTHGDSITSSLRGSHLTGEDEEGATTIGVDRGLATPVPWRVTSGDIIRPTVASIHGKDDDEVRGEGQRSKGKPGRVVATTPRQWGDMDAAVTVPAKGASIHRATTEGDRTTVPVIASSHKAGTGTVLGTGGSGEVGTATSRTPRVEPRPGTGIRVHPGGAGLDKAPRTDKAPSPSGKPSWASSGAQKSVGGYDGGAGAGSHTTKAATSPTPQAGQDIGSMAGGRGQEGGRGSGTAAPGTRPGHLPGKHGRRQGAGAPGTMAMLGRSRQLDQVKRADELHVRERAFYSLGGAGGPHGPYPGLGSADSSQSSEGDQGSHSESGQTGLQPSGWGSPGYAQGRWIQGPL